One Spinacia oleracea cultivar Varoflay chromosome 4, BTI_SOV_V1, whole genome shotgun sequence DNA segment encodes these proteins:
- the LOC130459380 gene encoding uncharacterized protein isoform X1 — protein sequence MSAIVRIDNVLSTLGSFDFNLGKKSSSGITLLLSLWLLNNQMDFETQNGIEEVAAIIRGNPDYGRDESPANGRYHSRSRLEAQGSPEFVKDESPANGRYHSRSRSEGRGTSYYPKDESPANGRYHRVFVDTVSELCVKHVECPVITIKRRAKQTPQDPVVCKRLSAYDVAELWLISSVNIL from the exons ATGTCTGCAATTGTGCGCATCGACAATGTTCTTTCAACTCTCGGTTCTTTCGATTTCAATTTGGGGAAGAAATCGAGTTCCGGAATCactctccttctctctctttg GCTCTTAAATAATCAAATG GATTTTGAAACCCAAAATGGCATTGAGGAAGTTGCTGCAATTATTAGAGGCAATCCTGATTATGGCAGAGATGAGAGCCCTGCTAATGGAAGATACCACAG TCGCTCTAGACTCGAAGCTCAGGGTAGTCCTGAATTTGTTAAAGATGAAAGCCCTGCTAATGGAAGATACCACAG TCGCTCTAGATCCGAAGGTCGAGGAACTTCTTATTATCCTAAAGATGAAAGCCCTGCTAATGGAAGATATCACAG GGTTTTTGTGGATACTGTGAGTGAGTTATGTGTCAAGCATGTTGAATGTCCTGTCATTACAATCAAGCGACGTGCAAAGCAGACTCCTCAAGACCCTGTAGTCTGTAAAAGACTAAGTGCTTATGATGTGGCCGAACTGTGGCTGATTTCAAGTGTGAACATTTTgtaa
- the LOC130459380 gene encoding serine/arginine-rich splicing factor RS31-like isoform X3: MSAIVRIDNVLSTLGSFDFNLGKKSSSGITLLLSLWLLNNQMDFETQNGIEEVAAIIRGNPDYGRDESPANGRYHSRSRLEAQGSPEFVKDESPANGRYHSRSRSEGRGTSYYPKDESPANGRYHSRSPPPRERSRS, from the exons ATGTCTGCAATTGTGCGCATCGACAATGTTCTTTCAACTCTCGGTTCTTTCGATTTCAATTTGGGGAAGAAATCGAGTTCCGGAATCactctccttctctctctttg GCTCTTAAATAATCAAATG GATTTTGAAACCCAAAATGGCATTGAGGAAGTTGCTGCAATTATTAGAGGCAATCCTGATTATGGCAGAGATGAGAGCCCTGCTAATGGAAGATACCACAG TCGCTCTAGACTCGAAGCTCAGGGTAGTCCTGAATTTGTTAAAGATGAAAGCCCTGCTAATGGAAGATACCACAG TCGCTCTAGATCCGAAGGTCGAGGAACTTCTTATTATCCTAAAGATGAAAGCCCTGCTAATGGAAGATATCACAG TCGATCTCCTCCGCCACGAGAGAGGTCGAGATCCTAA
- the LOC130459380 gene encoding uncharacterized protein isoform X2 translates to MSAIVRIDNVLSTLGSFDFNLGKKSSSGITLLLSLWLLNNQMDFETQNGIEEVAAIIRGNPDYGRDESPANGRYHSRSRLEAQGSPEFVKDESPANGRYHSRSRSEGRGTSYYPKDESPANGRYHSRSRLETRGTPDYAKYERHVNGGRYHMFVFIATLIPLSFSD, encoded by the exons ATGTCTGCAATTGTGCGCATCGACAATGTTCTTTCAACTCTCGGTTCTTTCGATTTCAATTTGGGGAAGAAATCGAGTTCCGGAATCactctccttctctctctttg GCTCTTAAATAATCAAATG GATTTTGAAACCCAAAATGGCATTGAGGAAGTTGCTGCAATTATTAGAGGCAATCCTGATTATGGCAGAGATGAGAGCCCTGCTAATGGAAGATACCACAG TCGCTCTAGACTCGAAGCTCAGGGTAGTCCTGAATTTGTTAAAGATGAAAGCCCTGCTAATGGAAGATACCACAG TCGCTCTAGATCCGAAGGTCGAGGAACTTCTTATTATCCTAAAGATGAAAGCCCTGCTAATGGAAGATATCACAG TCGTTCTAGACTTGAAACTCGGGGAACTCCTGATTATGCTAAATATGAAAGACATGTTAATGGAGGAAGATACCACATGTTTGTGTTCATTGCCACCCTAATTCCCTTAAGCTTTTCCGACTGA